A window of the Urocitellus parryii isolate mUroPar1 chromosome Y, mUroPar1.hap1, whole genome shotgun sequence genome harbors these coding sequences:
- the LOC144250959 gene encoding LOW QUALITY PROTEIN: biotin--protein ligase-like (The sequence of the model RefSeq protein was modified relative to this genomic sequence to represent the inferred CDS: inserted 1 base in 1 codon; substituted 1 base at 1 genomic stop codon) has protein sequence MKWSDCCLPLACRPGDPYQLIAEASVDNFSKLGVAFMEDRLQMDNGLVPQKIVSVHLPDSALKELKDQAVHKQAQVLQPNPEPSLETEPARDFMEHPGKDDPKALPEGSFLXEGSSKPRRGSASGSEPPGDSEQGVGPLEHFHLHLSSCHEFLELENSTIESVKFASVENXPDLPYDHGSSLEGVADEICPKEEGRRVNIMGKAPNILLYVGPDSQEALGQLQQVWSILADCVDTNSYVLYHLQGESVLRDPWPDNCLLLVIATREPMPEDLYQKFLAYLSQGGKVLGLSSSFTCDGLQVTSKGVLQKTVQSLVFSKADQSEVKLNILSSGCVYEEGPGKQLSPGKLQGHLDNEDKDRMIMQVPFGTFGGEAILCQVHLELPPSSFMVQTQEDFDLLKSSNMRRYEVLHEILSALGVSCDLREARALTPLYLLLASELCPPWGDLGVHDQGEEDEGVQPGPCGRRQVAGVSRRRRLHTPHREVHGLCQEAHGWEMEGCGGFAASRALNEQMVGSEGARKELPAPVVPVPVQLKSHMC, from the exons ATGAAGTGGTCTGACTGCTGCTTGCCGTTAGCCTGCAGACCTGGGGATCCCTACCAGCTAATTGCTGAAGCAAGCGTTGACAACTTCAGCAAGCTGGGAGTGGCGTTCATGGAAGACAGACTCCAGATGGATAATGGACTGGTGCCCCAAAAGATCGTCT CTGTGCACTTGCCAGACTCTGCTCTGAAGGAACTCAAGGATCAGGCTGTACACAAGCAAGCCCAAGTCCTACAGCCAAACCCTGAACCCTCCCTGGAGACCGAGCCTGCACGAGACTTTATGGAGCACCCTGGCAAGGATGACCCAAAGGCTCTTCCAGAAGGTTCTTTTCTTTGAGAAGGTTCTTCCAAGCCGAGGAGGGGCAGTGCCTCTGGGAGTGAGCCTCCTGGGGACAGTGAGCAGGGAGTGGGCCCTCTGGAGCATTTTCACCTCCACCTGTCTAGTTGCCACGAATTCTTAGAACTTGAGAATAGCACCATTGAGTCGGTCAAGTTTGCATCTGTAGAGA ATCCAGACCTTCCCTATGATCATGGCAGCAGTTTGGAGGGTGTTGCCGATGAGATCTGCCCtaaagaagaagggaggagagtcAACATCATGGGAAAGGCGCCCAACATCCTTCTGTATGTAGGCCCCGACTCCCAGGAGGCCCTCGGGCAGCTCCAGCAGGTGTGGTCCATCCTGGCTGACTGTGTGGACACCAACAGCTATGTTCTGTACCACCTGCAGGGGGAAAGTGTGCTCAGGGACCCATGGCCAGACAACTGCCTGTTGTTGGTCATTGCCACCAGGGAGCCCATGCCTGAAGACCTGTACCAGAAGTTCCTAGCCTATCTTTCTCAGGGAGGGAAGGTACTGGGCCTGTCTTCATCCTTCACGTGTGATGGCTTGCAGGTGACAAGCAAGGGTGTGCTGCAGAAGACAGTCCAGAGCCTGGTTTTCTCCAAGGCTGACCAGAGCGAGGTGAAGCTCAACATTCTGAGCAGTGGCTGTGTTTATGAGGAGGGCCCCGGGAAGCAGCTCAGCCCTGGAAAGCTCCAGGGCCACCTGGACAATGAGGACAAGGACAGGATGATCATGCAAGTGCCTTTTGGAACCTTTGGAGGGGAAGCCATTCTTTGCCAG GTGCACTTAGAACTACCTCCCAGCTCCTTCATGGTGCAGACCCAAGAAGACTTCGACCTGCTGAAATCCAGCAACATGAGAAGATACGAAGTCCTCCACGAGATCCTCTCGGCCCTGGGTGTCAGCTGTGACCTGCGAGAAGCTCGTGCCTTAACGCCTCTGTACCTGCTGTTGGCTTCGGAG CTCTGCCCACCCTGGGGAGACCTGGGTGTTCATGATCAGGGAGAAGAAGATGAGGGGGTCCAGCCCGGGCCCTGCGGTCGCAGACAGGTGGCTGGGGTCAGCAGAAGGAGGAGACTGCATACACCCCATCGGGAGGTGCACGGACTGTGTCAGGAAGCCCACGGGTGGGAGATGGAAGGCTGCGGAGGCTTTGCTGCCTCCCGGGCCCTAAATGAGCAAATGGTTGGGAGCGAAGGTGCCAGAAAAGAACTGCCAGCTCCGGTTGTCCCGGTCCCCGTTCAGCTCAAGTCACACATGTGCTAA